The Erythrobacter sp. HL-111 DNA segment CGAGCATCAGGAACCCGTCCGGGGCCAGCGCGCCCGCAAGCCGCGCGAAGGCGCGGCGGCGCGTCGCCTGGTCGAAATAGAGCAGCACGTTGCGGCATAGGATGAGATCGACCGGCTGGCGCAGCGGCGGCTCCGACAGGATGTTGTGCTGCTGGAAGCGGGTGATGCGGCGCACCTCCTCGTGGATCTGCCAGCCCGCCGGCGTTTCCTCGAAATGGCGCAGCATCTGGGCGACGCCGAGCCCGCGCTGGATCTCGAACTGGCTGAACAGGCCGGTGCGCGCGGCGCCGATCGCCTTGTGCGAGACATCCGTGCCGAGGATGTCGATGGTCCACCCCGCCCAGCGTTCCTTCTGTTCGGCGAACAGCATGGCGAGCGAGAGGACTTCCTGCCCGGTCGAGCAGCCCGCCGACCAGATCGTCAGCCGCCGTGTCTCGCGGCGCCGCTCGGCGAGCAGGGGGAGGATGTCGGCCGGCAGCTGGTCAAAGGTCGCCTTGTCGCGGAAGAAATAGGTCTCGTTGTTGAGCAGCGCCTCGACCACTTCGGTCGCGAGGTCGCGGTCGGAGGACCGGCGGCGCGGTTCGTCGAGCAGGCAGACGAGCTGGTCGACATTGCTGATGCCGTATTCGCGGAACACGCCGGCAAGCGCGCTCGCGACGCGCCAGCGGCGGCTTTCGGTGAGCTGCTGGCCGGTGCGTTCGGCAAGCAGGTCGGCGACGATCTGGTGCGAGGCCCTGCTGGAATCGATCATGCGTCCGCCGTGTCCCGGCCTAGCGGGCAAGCGTGGCGGGAACCAGGCCCATGATTGCCTCGGCCAGCGTCTCGGGCGGGGCGATGAGAGTCGCAAGATCGGCCTTGGCGACCGCGCCGGGCATACCCCACACCGCGCTCGTTTCGGCATCCTGCGCGAAGATCGTGCCCCCGGCGCGGTGCAGCGCGGCGGCGCCCTCGGCCCCGTCGCGGCCCATCCCCGAGAGGATCACGCCGAGCGCGCGGCCGTCGCAGGCCTCGGCAAGGCTGGCGAGCATCGGGTCGACCGAGGGCAGGCAGCCGCTCGGCATGGGCTCTCCGCAGACGCGCGCGACGAGGTCTTCGCCGCGCCGTTCGACGACCATGTGGCCGTGGCCGGTGGCGACGGCGATCTCGCCCGGGCGGATCGGCGTGCCGTCCTCGGCGATGAGGGCGCGGCGCCCGCTTGCGACCTCGATCTGGCGGGCGAAGACCGGCATGAAGGAGGAGGGCAGGTGCTGCGTGACGCAGATCGGCAGGTCGAATTCCGCCGTCAGGCCGCGCAGCATCAGGTTGAGCGCGTGGATGCCCCCGGTCGAGGCGCCCACGGCAAGCACTTCGGGCCGCTTGGCGCGCAGCAGGCGCTCGCCCTTGGGCAGGCCGCCGCCAGTGCCCGCCGCGGGGCGCACGAGCGCCTCCTCGAGCGCGATCGCTTCGGCCGCGCTGCCGCCCAGCGCGCGGATCTTGGCGAGGAGCTGGTTGCGGTAATCCTCGTTGAAACCGCCCGGGCGCGGCTTGAGCATGGTGTCGGCCGCGCCGGTCGAAAGCGCGGCAAGCGTGTGCTCGGCCCCGTCCTGCGTGAGCGAGGAGACCACCAGCACCTGCACGCCGTCGGCGGTCGCGAGGATCCGGGGCAGTGCCTCGAGCCCGCCCATGCCGGGCATTTCGAGGTCGAGCAGGACCACGTCGGCGGGCGTGCTTTCGAGCTGGACGATCGCGCGTTCGGCGCTGCTCGCGGTGCCGGTGACGACCATCGAGCGGTCGCTTTCCACCATCCGCTTGAAGATCGTGCGCACGGTAAGCGAATCATCGACGATCATCACCCGGATCGCGCCGCGCATCTCGGCGGCCCGCTCGGGAGCCTTGCGATCACCCGGTTTCGGCACCCGGTTCATGCAAAGCCGACCAGCTGGAGCTTGATCTGGAGCGTTTCGTGATCGAACGGCTTCATCACGTATTCGTCCGCCCCGGCCGAAATCGCCTCGCGGATGTGGGCAACGTCGTTCTCGGTGGTGCAGAACACGACCTTGGGCGCATCGCCGCCGGGGCGCTGGCGCAGCCGGGTGATGAACTCGATGCCGGTCATCACCGGCATGTTCCAGTCGAGCAGGATCACGTCGGGCATCGCCGCCTCGCAGGCCTCCAGCCCTTCCTTGCCGTTTTCCGCCTCGCTCACGGTGAAACCGAGCGTCTCGAGGATGTGCCGCGACACCTTACGGATCACCCGCGAATCATCGACGATCAGGCACGTTTTCATGGGACCCCCGGTCGTGGTTTCGTCAGGCGAGCGTAAGGACAAGAGGTAAGTTTTGGATTAAGCCGCTGCACCGAAAGGCTCTTGCCCGCCGGCCGGGCCCGCGATCAGGGCGGGCAGGTCGAGCAGGAGGGCGGGGCCGATCGCGGTCTCGATCATGCCGGTCGCAACGCGCGACCATTCGGGGCCGAACCCGCCGGGGACCTGCCCCGCTTCGGCCGAACCCGTGGTGATGTCGACGATCGCATCGACCCTGAGGGCATAGGAATGGCCCGCCACGGCGACCACCGCGGCGCGGTGATCGGTCGCCCAGCCCTCGCGCCCGAAGCCGAGCGCGAGGCGGCAGTCGATGACGGTCAGCGCCTGGCTCCGCATGGCGGTGATCCCGGCGATGAAAGCGGGGGTGCGCGGGACCGGCGTGACCGCGCCGATCTCGATCACCGAACTCACGTAATGCGCGTGCAGCGCGCAGCGCCGCCCGGCGATCTGGGTCATCACGAGGAGGTCGTTCACGCGGCGTCTCCCCGGTTCTGGCGGTTGCGCGCCCGGTGCAGCGCGTCGACCAGCGCCGCCCGGTCATAGCGGTAGATCGTCTCCGCACCGCCTCGGTCGGGCTGGTCGCTCAGGCGGAGCACCGGCCCCGCGACCGGTCGGTCGAGCGCGGCGGCGACTTCGTAGACATCCTCGAACATGATCGTCAGGGCGACCTCGTCCCCGCCACTGTTCGGCTCGGCGATCTCGTATCCGGCCGAGACGACGAGCGGGGCGAGGATGGTGCGCGCCCATTCGCTTTCGGGCAGGCGGGCAAGCGGGCGCGCGGCGGGTTCGGGCGGTTCGCCGTGCCGGGCGAAGAGATCGTGCCCGTCGATGAGGGTCACGGTCCGCCCCGCGACCAGCGTCACCGCCTCGATCAGCGGATCGTCGGCGACGGGTATCAGCGGTTCGGTCAGTTCGACCGCGTCGTCGACCTCGGCCACCGCGTGGAGGAGTTCGCACGCCCCGTCCGACAGGCGCAGCAGGCGCACCTTGTCGGCAGGAAGCGGCCCGTCCGGCAGGCCGACCAGCGGCAGGATCACCCCGTCGATCACCGCCCGCGCGCGCCCCGTGCTGCGGTCGACCGCGGATGCGGGCGCGGTCTCGATCCGCTTGACCAGTTCGAGCCGGATGCCGCTGCGCCGTCCGGCGAAATCGGTGAAGAGCATCGCCCGCATCGCTTCGTTCGCGCCGCGGCCGGCGTTGTCGGGCGTCCCCTTGAGCACGCGGGTGCGCGCGTCCGAGACGAAGTGGTGCATGGCCGCGATGTTCGTCACGTCGAGCAGCAGGACGGGCCGCCCGTCGTCGAGCAGGGTCGAGCCGGCGTAATAGCCGCTCTTCATTACCGCGGGTGCGAGCGGTTTCACGACGAGGTCCCCGTGGCTGTGGATCCGGTCGACCGCGAGCGCGAAGAGGTCGCCGCTCGCAAGCCGCAGCATGACCATGGTGTGGTCGCCCTCTGCGATGTCGCCGCAATCGAGCCCGAGCACGTCGGATGCGAGAAGGCACGGCACGCGCTGGCCGCGGAAGGTGATGAGCGCGGTTTCGCCCATGCGGGTGTAGTCGAGCGCCTTGGCCGAGGAATGGACGATCTCCTCGACATAGCTTTGGGGGATCGCGAAGCGCTGCTCGCCGGTCTCGACCGTCAGCCCCGCGATGATCGACAGGGTGAGCGGGATCTGGAGCGTGAAGAGCGTGCCGACGCCCGGCTGGCTCGACA contains these protein-coding regions:
- a CDS encoding protein-glutamate O-methyltransferase CheR, producing MIDSSRASHQIVADLLAERTGQQLTESRRWRVASALAGVFREYGISNVDQLVCLLDEPRRRSSDRDLATEVVEALLNNETYFFRDKATFDQLPADILPLLAERRRETRRLTIWSAGCSTGQEVLSLAMLFAEQKERWAGWTIDILGTDVSHKAIGAARTGLFSQFEIQRGLGVAQMLRHFEETPAGWQIHEEVRRITRFQQHNILSEPPLRQPVDLILCRNVLLYFDQATRRRAFARLAGALAPDGFLMLGAGETVVGQTEAFVPADRRASIYRPALPASRADCPGPAATSRTGWVVSPG
- the cheB gene encoding chemotaxis-specific protein-glutamate methyltransferase CheB codes for the protein MPKPGDRKAPERAAEMRGAIRVMIVDDSLTVRTIFKRMVESDRSMVVTGTASSAERAIVQLESTPADVVLLDLEMPGMGGLEALPRILATADGVQVLVVSSLTQDGAEHTLAALSTGAADTMLKPRPGGFNEDYRNQLLAKIRALGGSAAEAIALEEALVRPAAGTGGGLPKGERLLRAKRPEVLAVGASTGGIHALNLMLRGLTAEFDLPICVTQHLPSSFMPVFARQIEVASGRRALIAEDGTPIRPGEIAVATGHGHMVVERRGEDLVARVCGEPMPSGCLPSVDPMLASLAEACDGRALGVILSGMGRDGAEGAAALHRAGGTIFAQDAETSAVWGMPGAVAKADLATLIAPPETLAEAIMGLVPATLAR
- a CDS encoding response regulator, which encodes MKTCLIVDDSRVIRKVSRHILETLGFTVSEAENGKEGLEACEAAMPDVILLDWNMPVMTGIEFITRLRQRPGGDAPKVVFCTTENDVAHIREAISAGADEYVMKPFDHETLQIKLQLVGFA
- a CDS encoding chemotaxis protein CheW; protein product: MNDLLVMTQIAGRRCALHAHYVSSVIEIGAVTPVPRTPAFIAGITAMRSQALTVIDCRLALGFGREGWATDHRAAVVAVAGHSYALRVDAIVDITTGSAEAGQVPGGFGPEWSRVATGMIETAIGPALLLDLPALIAGPAGGQEPFGAAA
- a CDS encoding chemotaxis protein CheA; protein product: MDDLLADFVAETREMLEASEGEIIAWEADPADRARLDAIFRFVHTVKGNCGFFDFPRLAELSHAAEDALADCRAGRRVADSALVSAVLAIIDRIAAMVDAIEAGEDFPEGGDEALIAALAEEPEIEIDAREEAAPAGAADPAEEDGAAERSETRSASAHTATQRSIRLPVELLDRVMSGVSDMVLARNDLAHRLRQAGNQPTIDGPFERLTTILSDVRDAITRMRMQRIETLFASLPRLVRDLSGELGKQVMIDLEGGDVELDREMIEVVRDPLTHIIRNAIDHGVEPPSDRLAAGKREIALLSIAARQSGNTISIVVSDDGRGLDEARIATKAVATGLISEAERREMGRDKILQLIFEPGFSTAEKVTGVSGRGVGLDVVRQNLERVGGSIKVSSQPGVGTLFTLQIPLTLSIIAGLTVETGEQRFAIPQSYVEEIVHSSAKALDYTRMGETALITFRGQRVPCLLASDVLGLDCGDIAEGDHTMVMLRLASGDLFALAVDRIHSHGDLVVKPLAPAVMKSGYYAGSTLLDDGRPVLLLDVTNIAAMHHFVSDARTRVLKGTPDNAGRGANEAMRAMLFTDFAGRRSGIRLELVKRIETAPASAVDRSTGRARAVIDGVILPLVGLPDGPLPADKVRLLRLSDGACELLHAVAEVDDAVELTEPLIPVADDPLIEAVTLVAGRTVTLIDGHDLFARHGEPPEPAARPLARLPESEWARTILAPLVVSAGYEIAEPNSGGDEVALTIMFEDVYEVAAALDRPVAGPVLRLSDQPDRGGAETIYRYDRAALVDALHRARNRQNRGDAA